Proteins from one Acropora muricata isolate sample 2 chromosome 9, ASM3666990v1, whole genome shotgun sequence genomic window:
- the LOC136928502 gene encoding cysteine/serine-rich nuclear protein 3-like, producing MSKRKHDEEDSLSTASSDSADSLGHVEDYQRAKRNRRVRFSERTVFHFPRTQGYTCVPSNGGTTLGMKHKHTFVERVLISDDDLSESEDSYDSADSGEEHCFMPIPQKDRKDILKAAGVKKINKQEAIECMQIRYSRQICGCSCKEFCELESCSCHLNGINCQVDRDSFPCGCTREGCQNPYGRHEYDPITVRRHFIETERRLGQMSALASAFIH from the coding sequence ATGTCAAAAAGGAAACATGACGAGGAAGATTCGTTGAGCACTGCAAGTTCGGACAGCGCAGATAGCTTGGGACATGTCGAGGACTATCAGCGAGCGAAAAGAAATCGAAGAGTTCGTTTTAGTGAGCGAACAGTGTTCCATTTTCCCCGCACCCAAGGTTATACTTGTGTACCGTCGAACGGAGGAACAACGCTTGGGATGAAACATAAACACACTTTTGTCGAAAGAGTACTTATTTCGGACGATGATTTGAGCGAAAGTGAAGATTCATATGACAGCGCGGATAGCGGAGAAGAACATTGTTTTATGCCAATTCCACAGAAAGACCGCAAGGACATTTTGAAAGCGGCCGGCGTAAAGAAAATCAACAAACAGGAGGCCATTGAGTGTATGCAAATTAGATACTCGCGTCAGATCTGCGGATGTTCTTGCAAAGAATTTTGTGAGCTAGAGTCTTGTAGTTGTCATTTGAATGGGATTAATTGTCAAGTTGATCGGGACAGTTTTCCTTGTGGCTGTACGCGTGAAGGGTGTCAAAACCCGTACGGACGCCACGAATACGATCCGATAACCGTTCGGCGCCACTTCATTGAAACTGAGAGGAGACTAGGACAAATGTCTGCTTTGGCCAGCGCCTTCATTCACTGA